The sequence TTCTTTATATTCTTCTAAAAATTTTATTTTCACAATTTTAGATTTATCTCCTAAACCATCAAAACAACCAACCCAAATTTCTCTGTTTTCAAAACTGATAGGAAAAGATTCTCTAATTATCATAATAGGAAGCTCCTTTTATATATGTGTAAAATATTTGTTTAGGTTACAATTTATTATACACTTGATTGTATACAATTTCAATAATTTACAAGTTTAATTTTGAATCAATTAAGTATGGAGAAATGTGAATAACTAAATATGATTTGTAAGAGGATTTTATATGCGAAATTGCAAATAAGGATAATAAATTAGACAAACCTAGATATTAAAAACGATTACTTAATATCATATAATTTGATTATAAAGTAATACAAAAGAACAGGAGGATAGCTATGGAGTACTATTTAGCCATAGATATAGGGGCTTCCAGTGGAAGGCATATATTAGGTTCAGTTGAAGATGGAAAGATAAATTTAGAAGAAATCTATAGATTTGAAAATGGAATCAGTAAAATAGGAAATGAATATTGTTGGAACATTCAACAATTGTTTAAGGATATAAAAACAGGCATTAAGAAGTGCAAGGAAATAGGTAAAATACCCAAGAGCATAGGAATTGATACTTGGGCAGTTGATTTTGTACTGTTGGATGAAAGTGATAACATGCTTGGAAATGCTGTTGCTTATAGAGATGACAGAACAGAAGGAATGATGGAAGAAGCTTTTAAGACTATTCCACAAGATATGTTGTATTTATATACTGGAATTCAGTTTCAAAGATTTAATACAATTTATCAACTAATGGCCATAAAAAAGGATAATCCTGAAATTTTAGAAAAAGCTAAGACTTTTCTAATGGTCCCAGATTATTTGAATTTCTTGCTTACAGGAAAAAAAGTCAATGAATATACAAATGCAACATCAACACAACTTGTAAATTCTTTTGATAGAACTTGGGATCATAAAATACTAGAGGATTTAGGAATCAATAAAGATATTTTCCAGGAAATACAACTACCTAAAACAAAGCTCGGAAGTTTAAGAAAAGAATTAGTAGAAGAGTTTGGTTTTGATATGGAGGTAATTCTTCCTGCAACTCATGACACAGGTTCAGCCTTTATTTCATCTGTATGTAATGACAGTGACAGTATCTATTTAAGTTCAGGAACTTGGTCATTAATTGGAGTTGAAAACAGATTTCCAATTTGTGTGCCTCAAGCGATGGAGTATAACTTCACCAATGAAGGCGGAATAGATTACAGATATAGATTCTTAAAAAATATAATGGGACTTTGGGTTATTCAAGAAGTTAGAAGAAACTTGGATAATAAGTATTCCTTTGTTGAATTAGTAGACTTAGCAAGGAATTATATGGACTTCCCTTCAATAGTAAATGTGGATCATGATAGATTCTTAAAACCTGAAAACATGATTGAGGAAATAAAATTATTCTGTATAGAAACAAATCAAAGAGTTCCTCAAGAAGTTGGAGAGATAGCTCAATGTGTGTTCAATAGTTTGGCTCATTGCTATAAGAAGGCCGTTTCAAATTTAGAAGATATATTTGAAAAAGAATTTAAGAGAATTAATATCTTTGGAGGCGGTTGTCAAAACAATTTATTAAATGAATTAGTGGCAAAGGTTACTGGAAAAGAAGTATTTGCAGGCCCTGTAGAAGCTACTGCTATAGGAAATATTGTTGCTCAATTAATAAGCAATGATGTTTTTAAAGATTTGGGAGAAGCAAGACAAGCCATAAAAGAATCCTTTGATATTAAAGTATTTAAAGCAAACCAATAAGAGTGATGTTAAAAAAATTATTCTAATTCAATAAATTAACTTATTAATAGACAAAAACAAAGGATAAGAAATTTAAATTATAATAGGAGGCATTAAAATGAACGTTAAGGAAAAGTATGAATTAGCAAAGAAAGAATATGAAAAATGGGGAATAGATGTAGATAAAGTTTTAGAAGAATTAAATAAGGTGAAAATATCAATTCATTGCTGGCAAGGTGATGATGTAAAAGGTTTTGAAGTAGCACAAAATGCATTATCTGGAGGAATCCAATGTAATGGTAACTATCCAGGTGCAGCAAGAAATGCTGAGGAACTAAGAAAGGATTTAGATAAAGCCTTAAGCTTAATCCCAGGAAAACATAAGGTTAACCTTCATGCAATCTACTTAGAAACTAACGGTGAATTTGTAGATAGAGATGAAATAAAACCAGAACATTTTGCGAACTGGGTTAACTGGGCAAAGGAAAGAGGTTTAGGATTAGATTTCAATCCAACAATATTCTCACATCCAAAGGCTGCTGATGGATTGACACTTTCTCATCCAGATAAAGCAATAAGAGATTTCTGGATAAAGCATGCAATTGCTTCAAGAAAAATTGCAGAATACTTTGGTAAAGAGCTTGGTCAAACTTGTTTAACAAATCTTTGGATTCCAGATGGTTATAAGGATATCCCAAGTGACAGATTAGGACCAAGAAGAAGACTTAAAGAATCTTTAGATGAGATATTTAGCGTAAAAATTGATAAGAAATACAACCTTGACTGTGTTGAATCAAAAGTATTTGGTATAGGTGCAGAAGCTTATACAGTAGGTTCAAACGAATTCTACTTAAACTATGCAGCTAAGAATGACATATTATCATTAATGGATACAGGACATTACCACCCAACAGAAGTTGTATCAGATAAGCTTTCAGCAATGTTATTATTTGATGAAAAAGTGGCACTTCATGTAAGTAGACCAGTAAGATGGGATTCAGACCACGTTGTAGTTTATGATGATGAACTTAAAGAAATTGCTAAGGAAATCGTAAGAAATGATGCTTTAGACAGAGTTATTATAGGTCTTGACTTCTTTGATGCAAGTATCAATAGAATAGCTGCATGGACAATTGGATCAAGAAACATGATAAAGGCATTATTAAATGCTATGTTAATACCAAATGAAAAACTAAGAGAGCTACAAGATCAAGGAAACTTTACAGAAAGATTAGCTCTAATGGAAGAATTCAAAACTTATCCAATGGGAGATATTTGGAATTACTATTGTGAAAAGAATAATGTGCCAGTTGGAGAAGCTTGGATTAATGATGTTAAGGAATATGAGAAAACAGAACTATCTAAGAGAAACTAGATTTAATAATATTTACTAAAAACAAGAATTAAAATAGAAATTAAAATTAAGAATTAAAATAAAATTAAGAAATACTAAGATGAAGGTAGGTAAGAAATATGTCTATAGAAGATATGAAATTTGTACAAAATTTTAAGAAGATAACTGAAGATGCTTGGTTAAAAGGATGGCATGAAAGAAACGGCGGAAACATAACTTATAGATTAACTGAAGAAGAAGTTGCAGGAGTTAAAGAATTTATCAATGAAGATGCAGCCTATACTCCAATAGGGGTTACTGTTAAAAACTTAGCAAATGAATATTTCTTAGTAACAGGAAGTGGAAAGTTCATAAGAAATATGACAGTTTGCTTAGAAGAAAATGCAGGAATAATTAAGATTGATGAGAAGGGAGAGAACTATAAAATAGTTTGGGGACTAACTAACAATGCTAGACCAACAAGTGAGTTACCTTCACATTTAATGAGTCATTCAATAAAATTTGAAAAGACAAATGGAGCTCACAGAGTTATAATGCACTCTCATACAACAAATGTAATATCATTAACATTTGTATTACCTTTAGATGGAGCTGTATTTACAAGAGAATTATGGGAAATGGCAACAGAATGTCCAGTAGTATTCCCAAGTGGAATTGGTGTAGTTCCATGGATGGTTCCAGGTGGAGCTGCTATAGCAGAGGCTACTGGTAAGTTAATGGGTGATCATGACGTTGTAATTTGGGCTCATCATGGAATGTTCTGCTCAGGAGAAACTTTGGATTTAACTTTCGGACTTATGGATACTGTAGAAAAGTCAGCTGAAATTTTAGTAAAAGTATTATCTATGGGTGGAAAGAAGCAAACAATAACTTCTCAAAACTTTAGAGATTTAGCAAAAGACTTTAACGTTAGTATTTCAGAAGAGTACTTAAAGTAATAACTATTTAATAACAAAAACAATGGATTGCAAATATATACATATAGAACTATTTTTATATGTATATATTTAGATATTTATATATTTCTGCATTAAAGAAAATAATAAAATTTAAAAAGGAGATTTACATTATGGCAAACAGAATGGTTTTAAACGAGACAAGCTATATAGGCGCAGGTGCAATAGAAAATATTGTTACTGAAGCAAAGGTAAGAGGTTATAAAAAGGCTTTAGTTGTAACTGATAAAGATTTAATAAAGTTTAATGTGGCTACTAGAGTTACAGAATTACTAGAAAAAAACAACTTAGCTTTTGAAATTTTTGATGAAGTAAAAGCTAATCCAACTATAAATGTAGTTTTAGCTGGTATAGAAAAATTTAAAGCTTCAGGAGCAGATTACTTATTAGCAATAGGTGGAGGTTCATCTATAGATACTGCAAAAGCTATTGGTATAATTATAAAGAATCCAGAATTCTCAGATGTAAGAAGTCTTGAAGGTGTTGCAGCAACAAAAAATAAATCTGTAGATATTATAGCAGTACCAACTACAGCAGGAACTGCAGCAGAAGTAACAATTAACTATGTAATTACTGATGAAGAAAAAAAGCGTAAGTTCGTTTGCGTTGACCCACATGATATACCAGTTATAGCAGTTGTTGATTCTGAAATGATGTCATCAATGCCAAAAGGTTTAACTGCAGCTACTGGTATGGATGCTTTAACTCATGCAATCGAAGGATATATCACTAAGGGTGCTTGGGAGTTAACAGATACATTACATTTAAAAGCAATTGAAATCATAGGACGTTCTCTTAGAAGTGCAGTAAACAATGAACCTAAGGGAAGAGAAGATATGGCACTTGGACAATATGTTGCAGGTATGGGTTTTAGTAATGTAGGACTTGGTATTGTTCATGGAATGGCACATCCACTTGGAGCTTTTTATGATACTCCACATGGAATTGCAAATGCAGTAATTTTACCATATGTTATGGAATATAATGCAGAAGCTACTGGAGAAAAATATAGAGAAATAGCTAGAGCAATGGGAGTTCAAGGTGTAGATAGCATGTCTCAAGAAGAATATAGAAAAGCAGCTATAGATGCAGTTAAAAAACTTTCAGAAGATGTTGGAATCCCTAAAGTATTAAGTGAAATTGGAGTTAAGGAAGAAGACTTACAAGCACTTTCAGAATCAGCATTTGCAGATGCATGTACTCCAGGTAATCCAAGAGATACAAACGTTGAAGAAATATTAGAAGTTTATAAAAAAGCTTTTAAATAAGCTTTTAAAGGGTGAGCAGTTTTGCTCACCCTTTTGTATTTATAGTCTACATTAAGAAATGAAAATTTATTTACCTAAAGCGTTTATATATTCCTTCATTTGATTAATATCCATAGCTCCTATGTGCTGAGAAACTATATTTCCATCAGCATCTATGAAATAAGATGCTGGAATTGATGAGATATTATATTTCGCTGCAACGCTTTGATCATAATCTAGGAGTATTTTGAAATTGTAGTTATGGCTTTTAGCAAAAGAACTAACAGTACCAGAGGATTCGCCTATATTTACAGCAACAATTACTAGATGGCTACTTTTGGTTTCTTGATATAATCTCTCAATTTCAGGCATTTCTGCTTTGCAAGGGGGGCACCAAGTGGCCCAAAAGTTGAGAAATACTTTCTTTCCTTTTAAATCACTTAAAGATACTCTATTTCCTGTTAAGTCTGTTAAGTTGAAATCTGTTGCTTTAGTTTTTAGATGATTAGTATCAATACTATTGGTTTTATTATCTGCATCTGTGTTAGGCACTGCTTCGGTAGGATTATTTTTAGTGGTTGAATTTTCTGTTGGTTGATTATTTTTTGATTTTGAGGCATTATATTTATTTATTGTAGAAATTGAAATAAGCATAAGTAGCAGGGCTAAAAGAACTGCAATTATTGATTTTTTCATATCATTTTCTCCTTAATTTAAAAGTTAATAAAGCTTGAATATTGGCTTAAGATAGCCAATTTATTTATAAAAACTAATATACCCATTATTATCATTAGAATTCCACTTACTATAGAGACTACAGGTAAGTATTTTGAAAATTTTCTGATATATTTTATAAAATTTTCTATAAGTATAGATGTAACTATAAATGGAACAGCCAACCCTATCGAGTACATTACTAACAACATAATGCCTTTTCCAATAGAGTTCATACTTGTGGCATAAATCAGTATTGATGATAGTATAGGACCAATACAAGGCGTCCAACCAGCTGCAAAAGCCATTCCCATTATTATTGAACTGAAGGGTCCTTTAATTTTATTAATGTTGAGATATCTTTTTTCATGATAAAGCAATTTTACTTTAAATACACCCATTGTGTGTAAACCAAAACCAATGATGAGTATTCCACCAATTTTTCTAAAGATATCTTTATGGGTTATTAATAGTTTTCCGATAGAAGTTATGGAAACTCCCATTAGTATAAATATTATAGAAAATCCTATAACGAAGCCTAGTGATTTATATATAGTAAAAAGCTTAGGTTTACCAGTCTTTAATTCCTCTATTGATGAACCTGTTAAGTAGCTTATATATGCAGGAATCAAAGGAAGAACGCAGGGAGATAAGAATGATAAAAAACCTGCAGAGAAAGCTAGTAGTATTGATATATCTTTCAAGGATGTGTACCTCCAATTTAATAACATTATAATTATTAATATTATATAATAAAAAAATGAAGATTTTATGTAATTTAGTCACATAAAATCTTCATTTATATTTGAATTTTACACTTAAATGTTATTGTCAGATGCTACAAATCTATCTTCAAGCTCTTTTAAAAGGTTTCTATCATAGAAATAGAATATAGAGCAAATTATACTTGGCATGAAGATCAAAAATAATATTGAAAGATTTTTTGATAAGTAATAGATTAAGAAAATAACAATAGCCTTAAGTATAGTTATAGGAAATTTTTTTATTGCGTAATAGATTGATAAAATAAATACATCCTTTAATTTAACCTCAAATCTAGAAGCTATAGGAAAGGCATATAAGCCAATTAAAAGTGTTATTACCATTAATACAACAAAAACAACATAGATACCTGTTTGTGACATATGTAAATAGAAATATTGAAAGTCAATAAATAATATAGTTAATATTATTAGTTCCACCATCCATAACTTTAAGAAGGATACAAAGTTTTTCTTATAAGTATTCCAAAAGTATGAAGAAAAATATATATCCTTTTCACGTAGCAGTTTACTAATTGTAGAGTATAATGCACCCAATGATGGGCCAAGTGGGATAAGAGCAATAAACAAGAAAAATATGTTGAATTTATCTGGAGACATTGCTGTAAGAACAAAAAATAATATAAGAAGTATATTGCAAACAGCCAAATAGATGCTGCTTGCTACAAAGTTAGTAAAATAATTTGTTATTGTATAAATTGGTTTATCGTAAAATTCTTTTTTCATAGTTCCTCCTGAATTATAGGTAGTTTAATAGTAACAGTAGTTCCTTGTCCATAGATACTACTATAAGAAAGACCATAATTTTCACCATAATAAAGTTTTAATCTCTCATTAATATTTTTAATTCCATATCCGCTACCTTTAGATTTAAATTCTTTAGAATTTGATTCTTCTGATGGAGATAAAATGTAAGGAAGCTCGCTTTCTTTAATTCCAATACCATCATCAATAACTTTTAAGTATATATCATTGTTAATTATAGAGCCTGTAATAAGTATTTTTCCATTTACTTCACCTTTAGCAAAAATTCCATGATTAATAGAATTCTCAACTATTGGCTGAAGAGTGATTTTTGGAATGTTATAGTTTTTAGTATCAAAGTTTACATCAATTTCAAGTGATATTCTATTGCTGTACCTCATATTTTGAATTTGAACATAGGCTGAAACATGAGCTATTTCATCTTCAATCGAGGATATATCTTTACCCTTATTTAATGAAAGTTTATAAAATTTTGCTAAACTTTTTACTGCTAAGCTTATCTCAGAATTCATATTTTTATAAGACATCCAATTTATCATATCTAATGTATTATATAAAAAGTGTGGATTTATCTGAGACTGAAGAGCTTTTAATTCAGCATTTTTAATGGCTTTACCAGACTTATATTGTTCTTCTACTAGTATCGACATTTTAGCTAGCATATAGTTGTAGTTGTTAATCAGTTCACCAAGTTCATCATCGCTATCATTTTCAATAAAATTATCTAGAGTATCAGTATGAAGTTCCCTCATGCCTTTTATTACCTTAGACAAACGCTTGTTTATAGAATTAAAGAAGTAAAAACCTACTGCAAGAGAAGCTCCTCCAAAAATAATTACTATAATTATAAGAACTATTCTCTGAGTATTTATCTTAGAACTTACTTCACTATATGGAACAATGTTGATAATGCGCCAGTCTGTTTTATTAATATTTGCACTTTGAACAAACAAAGAGTTATTATGAATATTAATCTTACTTAGAGTGGTATCACCATTTGGTTTTATCTTATTTACAACATCTTTATATTTTTTATAAGTAGTAGCATTTGATGAAGCTATTAAGTCTCCCTTATCATTAACTATACAACTCAAACTTCCATCTATAGAGTTAATCTTACTTATTATACCTTCTAAGTCACTTTTCTTAAAGTTAATTATAAGGTATCCTATGTTTTCAGAAAAGTTATCTGGATTAACAATAGTTTTTCCAAGGCAAAGAAGTTCATCAGAGTCATTTCCTAAATAAGAAGCTGGACACCAAAAATATCTACTATTTTCTCCGTTAACTTTACTAAGCCACTTAGAACCAGCCAGTTGTGCCATAGAATAAATAGTTTCACCTTCATTTGAGTATATGAAATCTTTATTTACATATAAGTGTATTTTGAAAATATCCACATTATTTTCGTAAGAGGATAGTATATTTCTTAAAGAATATAGATCCCCAATTTGCTCATTAAGAGGAT comes from Clostridium sp. TW13 and encodes:
- a CDS encoding cytochrome c biogenesis CcdA family protein encodes the protein MKDISILLAFSAGFLSFLSPCVLPLIPAYISYLTGSSIEELKTGKPKLFTIYKSLGFVIGFSIIFILMGVSITSIGKLLITHKDIFRKIGGILIIGFGLHTMGVFKVKLLYHEKRYLNINKIKGPFSSIIMGMAFAAGWTPCIGPILSSILIYATSMNSIGKGIMLLVMYSIGLAVPFIVTSILIENFIKYIRKFSKYLPVVSIVSGILMIIMGILVFINKLAILSQYSSFINF
- a CDS encoding redoxin domain-containing protein, translated to MKKSIIAVLLALLLMLISISTINKYNASKSKNNQPTENSTTKNNPTEAVPNTDADNKTNSIDTNHLKTKATDFNLTDLTGNRVSLSDLKGKKVFLNFWATWCPPCKAEMPEIERLYQETKSSHLVIVAVNIGESSGTVSSFAKSHNYNFKILLDYDQSVAAKYNISSIPASYFIDADGNIVSQHIGAMDINQMKEYINALGK
- the rhaB gene encoding rhamnulokinase yields the protein MEYYLAIDIGASSGRHILGSVEDGKINLEEIYRFENGISKIGNEYCWNIQQLFKDIKTGIKKCKEIGKIPKSIGIDTWAVDFVLLDESDNMLGNAVAYRDDRTEGMMEEAFKTIPQDMLYLYTGIQFQRFNTIYQLMAIKKDNPEILEKAKTFLMVPDYLNFLLTGKKVNEYTNATSTQLVNSFDRTWDHKILEDLGINKDIFQEIQLPKTKLGSLRKELVEEFGFDMEVILPATHDTGSAFISSVCNDSDSIYLSSGTWSLIGVENRFPICVPQAMEYNFTNEGGIDYRYRFLKNIMGLWVIQEVRRNLDNKYSFVELVDLARNYMDFPSIVNVDHDRFLKPENMIEEIKLFCIETNQRVPQEVGEIAQCVFNSLAHCYKKAVSNLEDIFEKEFKRINIFGGGCQNNLLNELVAKVTGKEVFAGPVEATAIGNIVAQLISNDVFKDLGEARQAIKESFDIKVFKANQ
- the fucO gene encoding lactaldehyde reductase; translated protein: MANRMVLNETSYIGAGAIENIVTEAKVRGYKKALVVTDKDLIKFNVATRVTELLEKNNLAFEIFDEVKANPTINVVLAGIEKFKASGADYLLAIGGGSSIDTAKAIGIIIKNPEFSDVRSLEGVAATKNKSVDIIAVPTTAGTAAEVTINYVITDEEKKRKFVCVDPHDIPVIAVVDSEMMSSMPKGLTAATGMDALTHAIEGYITKGAWELTDTLHLKAIEIIGRSLRSAVNNEPKGREDMALGQYVAGMGFSNVGLGIVHGMAHPLGAFYDTPHGIANAVILPYVMEYNAEATGEKYREIARAMGVQGVDSMSQEEYRKAAIDAVKKLSEDVGIPKVLSEIGVKEEDLQALSESAFADACTPGNPRDTNVEEILEVYKKAFK
- the rhaD gene encoding rhamnulose-1-phosphate aldolase, coding for MSIEDMKFVQNFKKITEDAWLKGWHERNGGNITYRLTEEEVAGVKEFINEDAAYTPIGVTVKNLANEYFLVTGSGKFIRNMTVCLEENAGIIKIDEKGENYKIVWGLTNNARPTSELPSHLMSHSIKFEKTNGAHRVIMHSHTTNVISLTFVLPLDGAVFTRELWEMATECPVVFPSGIGVVPWMVPGGAAIAEATGKLMGDHDVVIWAHHGMFCSGETLDLTFGLMDTVEKSAEILVKVLSMGGKKQTITSQNFRDLAKDFNVSISEEYLK
- the rhaA gene encoding L-rhamnose isomerase, which gives rise to MNVKEKYELAKKEYEKWGIDVDKVLEELNKVKISIHCWQGDDVKGFEVAQNALSGGIQCNGNYPGAARNAEELRKDLDKALSLIPGKHKVNLHAIYLETNGEFVDRDEIKPEHFANWVNWAKERGLGLDFNPTIFSHPKAADGLTLSHPDKAIRDFWIKHAIASRKIAEYFGKELGQTCLTNLWIPDGYKDIPSDRLGPRRRLKESLDEIFSVKIDKKYNLDCVESKVFGIGAEAYTVGSNEFYLNYAAKNDILSLMDTGHYHPTEVVSDKLSAMLLFDEKVALHVSRPVRWDSDHVVVYDDELKEIAKEIVRNDALDRVIIGLDFFDASINRIAAWTIGSRNMIKALLNAMLIPNEKLRELQDQGNFTERLALMEEFKTYPMGDIWNYYCEKNNVPVGEAWINDVKEYEKTELSKRN
- a CDS encoding DUF624 domain-containing protein; its protein translation is MKKEFYDKPIYTITNYFTNFVASSIYLAVCNILLILFFVLTAMSPDKFNIFFLFIALIPLGPSLGALYSTISKLLREKDIYFSSYFWNTYKKNFVSFLKLWMVELIILTILFIDFQYFYLHMSQTGIYVVFVVLMVITLLIGLYAFPIASRFEVKLKDVFILSIYYAIKKFPITILKAIVIFLIYYLSKNLSILFLIFMPSIICSIFYFYDRNLLKELEDRFVASDNNI
- a CDS encoding cache domain-containing sensor histidine kinase — encoded protein: MIFMFIRKLVKKYKSKLLNQFMFIYSILIIIPLTILFTYTYTKMSSMIEDNIITSTQQAFDQSYSYITYKLYRIFNTSNSMVIENNLTSILRKDPKNYPLNEQIGDLYSLRNILSSYENNVDIFKIHLYVNKDFIYSNEGETIYSMAQLAGSKWLSKVNGENSRYFWCPASYLGNDSDELLCLGKTIVNPDNFSENIGYLIINFKKSDLEGIISKINSIDGSLSCIVNDKGDLIASSNATTYKKYKDVVNKIKPNGDTTLSKINIHNNSLFVQSANINKTDWRIINIVPYSEVSSKINTQRIVLIIIVIIFGGASLAVGFYFFNSINKRLSKVIKGMRELHTDTLDNFIENDSDDELGELINNYNYMLAKMSILVEEQYKSGKAIKNAELKALQSQINPHFLYNTLDMINWMSYKNMNSEISLAVKSLAKFYKLSLNKGKDISSIEDEIAHVSAYVQIQNMRYSNRISLEIDVNFDTKNYNIPKITLQPIVENSINHGIFAKGEVNGKILITGSIINNDIYLKVIDDGIGIKESELPYILSPSEESNSKEFKSKGSGYGIKNINERLKLYYGENYGLSYSSIYGQGTTVTIKLPIIQEEL